The sequence TCGCCTTCATGCCAGATCAGGTGTGCCTTTGATAATATCGTGTGTCCTCATATGAAAGTGTTGGCCTTGAGACTAGCTAAGCTCCTTATCGCTATGCTCCACCAGCTGCACTTCAAAGCCGTCCGGGTCCAAGACATAAAAGAAACGCAGATGTGGATTGGGCGCGACCGGCCCGCGGACAATCGGGATGCCCTCGCTCTTTAGGTATTCCATTGCCTCATCCAGGGACTCCACCTCAAAACCAATAGACACGCCGGATTCCGGCTTCAGTACCGATTCGCTGCCCTGAATCAGCTCAATTTTCGGCTGCCCTTCTGCTCCCAACATGGCGATTTGCCTGCCTCTGCTCTCGAATCTGCGCTGAACCGGGAGTTTGAGAATCTCGTGATAGAAGTTCAGGGACGCCTCCAGATCGCGCACCCGGAGCATAATCCAATTCATGCTCAAATTCATGCGGCTATCCCCCTTTATGCCAATTGCCCCTTATAAAAAAG is a genomic window of Paenibacillus durus ATCC 35681 containing:
- a CDS encoding VOC family protein, translating into MNLSMNWIMLRVRDLEASLNFYHEILKLPVQRRFESRGRQIAMLGAEGQPKIELIQGSESVLKPESGVSIGFEVESLDEAMEYLKSEGIPIVRGPVAPNPHLRFFYVLDPDGFEVQLVEHSDKELS